The following coding sequences are from one Arthrobacter sp. PvP023 window:
- a CDS encoding aldehyde dehydrogenase family protein, whose protein sequence is METKSYTLDDVEPTYRPMIIDGEDTQAQSGQTFTRLSPAHEVEVTSFPHGGQEDVDRAVTAARNALDRGWRQSTGSERSKLLLKVADLVRRDGEALALAETLETGKPITQSRNEVAGTAELWEYAASLARNTQGDAHNALGRDTLAMVIHEPIGVIGMITPWNFPLLIISQKLPFALAAGNSAVIKPSESTSATTVMLGQLIREAGFPAGVVNIVTGDRVVGAAIAEHPGIDMISFTGSTGVGKGIASAAGRDLKKVELELGGKNPQIITAHADFTAAVDAGVFGGYFNVGQCCNSGSRLIVHRSIADEFASAVVERAKHMRVGDPLKADTLVGSLVNDAQLAVVERYVAEGREAGAHLLTGGGRLDTGLNGRFFQPTVFTDVTAGMSIATDEIFGPVLSVLPFDTLEEAIGIANSTSFGLSAGIWSNDINEALTAARDLRAGTVWVNRWMDGYPEVPFGGYGHSGIGRELGRQALAEFSELKTIQLQVGVRENRWVDAPDASRR, encoded by the coding sequence ATGGAAACCAAGAGCTACACGCTCGACGACGTCGAGCCCACCTACCGCCCGATGATCATCGACGGCGAGGACACCCAGGCGCAAAGCGGCCAAACCTTCACCCGGCTCAGCCCGGCCCACGAAGTGGAGGTCACCTCCTTCCCGCACGGCGGCCAGGAGGACGTGGACCGTGCCGTCACCGCCGCCCGAAACGCCCTCGACCGCGGGTGGCGCCAGTCCACGGGATCCGAACGGTCCAAGCTGCTCCTGAAAGTCGCCGACCTCGTCCGCCGCGACGGCGAGGCACTGGCACTGGCCGAAACCCTCGAAACCGGCAAACCCATCACCCAGTCCCGCAACGAAGTCGCCGGCACCGCCGAGCTATGGGAATACGCGGCCAGCCTGGCCCGCAACACCCAGGGCGACGCCCACAACGCCCTCGGACGCGACACCCTGGCCATGGTGATCCACGAACCCATCGGCGTCATCGGCATGATCACGCCCTGGAACTTCCCACTGCTGATCATCAGCCAGAAGCTGCCGTTCGCCTTGGCCGCAGGCAACAGCGCCGTGATCAAACCCAGTGAAAGCACATCAGCGACCACTGTCATGCTGGGCCAGCTCATCCGCGAAGCGGGCTTCCCCGCCGGCGTCGTCAACATCGTCACCGGCGACCGGGTCGTTGGCGCCGCCATCGCGGAGCACCCGGGCATCGACATGATCAGCTTCACCGGCTCCACCGGCGTGGGCAAGGGCATCGCCTCCGCCGCCGGCCGGGACCTGAAAAAGGTCGAACTCGAACTCGGCGGGAAAAACCCGCAAATCATCACCGCACACGCCGACTTCACTGCCGCGGTCGACGCCGGCGTCTTCGGCGGATACTTCAACGTCGGGCAGTGCTGCAACTCCGGCAGCCGCCTCATCGTGCACCGCTCCATCGCCGACGAATTCGCCTCCGCCGTCGTCGAGCGGGCCAAGCACATGCGCGTCGGTGACCCGCTCAAGGCCGATACCCTCGTCGGGTCCCTTGTCAACGACGCCCAGCTCGCCGTCGTCGAACGCTACGTGGCCGAAGGCCGCGAGGCAGGTGCGCACCTGCTCACCGGCGGCGGCCGGCTCGATACCGGGCTGAACGGGCGGTTCTTCCAGCCCACCGTCTTCACCGACGTCACGGCAGGTATGTCCATCGCCACGGACGAGATCTTCGGACCGGTCCTGTCCGTGTTGCCCTTCGACACGCTGGAGGAGGCCATCGGGATAGCCAACTCCACTTCCTTCGGCCTGTCCGCCGGGATCTGGAGCAACGACATCAACGAAGCCCTCACCGCCGCCCGCGACCTGCGCGCCGGGACCGTCTGGGTTAACCGCTGGATGGACGGGTACCCCGAAGTTCCGTTCGGCGGGTACGGCCACAGCGGCATCGGCCGCGAACTCGGCCGCCAGGCCCTGGCAGAGTTCAGCGAACTCAAGACCATCCAGCTTCAGGTCGGCGTCCGCGAAAACCGCTGGGTCGACGCCCCCGACGCATCCCGCCGCTAA
- a CDS encoding ROK family protein, whose product MAFDKTEPLPHDASSDYVIAVASRLLESIVKATPTPLLAVAISVADPVDRRTGDIIPMADSVFPAGHFNPVRDLNIQAAETKVDNDVNWATLAEHSVGEMMDVDDFLFVYLGAGLGAGLFLGGNLQRGARGLAGEIGHLRAPGGEDLTRTLTRLGFGNSARAYGLDLEASKELFSGPGPAPSTREALDNLAVAIANMVTLLNPSAVVLGGPLAGLKPLVKYLSVTVPGLSLDRVDVVVGTRTPLDGATHEAHRMARARLGF is encoded by the coding sequence ATGGCCTTCGACAAGACCGAACCGCTGCCGCACGATGCCAGCAGTGACTACGTGATCGCCGTCGCCAGCCGCCTGCTGGAATCCATTGTGAAGGCCACACCCACACCGTTGCTCGCGGTCGCTATCTCTGTTGCGGATCCCGTGGACCGCAGGACCGGCGACATCATTCCGATGGCCGATTCGGTTTTTCCGGCCGGTCATTTCAATCCGGTCCGTGACCTGAACATCCAAGCCGCAGAAACCAAGGTTGACAACGACGTGAACTGGGCGACCCTGGCCGAGCATTCCGTCGGCGAAATGATGGACGTGGACGATTTCCTGTTCGTCTATCTAGGTGCGGGCCTCGGAGCCGGACTATTTCTCGGCGGAAACCTCCAGCGCGGCGCGCGGGGCCTCGCAGGGGAAATTGGTCACCTGCGGGCACCCGGTGGCGAAGATCTCACCCGAACCCTGACGCGTCTCGGATTCGGAAACTCGGCCAGGGCTTACGGTCTCGACCTGGAAGCGTCCAAGGAACTATTCTCCGGACCCGGGCCCGCGCCGAGCACTCGTGAAGCCTTGGACAATCTGGCTGTAGCCATCGCGAACATGGTGACGCTACTGAATCCAAGCGCCGTCGTTCTGGGTGGCCCTCTCGCCGGCCTGAAACCGTTGGTGAAATACCTCTCCGTCACCGTCCCCGGCCTAAGCCTCGACCGCGTCGACGTTGTCGTCGGAACCCGCACGCCGCTGGATGGAGCGACCCACGAGGCCCATCGCATGGCCCGCGCGAGGCTGGGTTTCTGA
- a CDS encoding DUF1479 domain-containing protein, translating to MNAPEQTSWETQPEDVPAAIRAVKKKLRAQIGDVNALFATIEAAVAEEVADIKAAKARGENVWPIVNYTDIEDGTVPQQTLDLIRRRGCAVVRGQIPAQTATDWDQSLVDYVDSNNFEEKYRGPADNFFGKLKASKPEIYPIYWSPAQMEARQHEHTAKVQSFLNRQWKSESQGVTWFDPDQDTMYPDRIRRRPPGASSNGLGAHTDSGSVERWLTPAYQKVFSSLFHGDFASYDPWDAAYRTEVDEYPSSTMCSVFRSFQGWLAMSQMQHDQGVLHVVPIPAAMAYMLIRPLLDDVPEDSLCGAEAGMALAADEQWHPLLMEAVSGIPDVEPGDSVWWHSDLIHSVEPVENQKGWGNVIYIPAAPMCAKNAAYAENVAERFRLGESPTDFPKEDYETDWENRFKEDDLNEIGARGLGITRRAKPADRAASI from the coding sequence ATGAATGCACCGGAGCAGACAAGCTGGGAGACCCAGCCCGAGGATGTGCCGGCGGCGATCCGGGCAGTGAAGAAAAAACTGCGCGCGCAAATCGGTGACGTTAACGCGCTCTTTGCGACAATCGAAGCCGCCGTCGCGGAAGAAGTTGCCGACATCAAGGCAGCGAAGGCCCGCGGCGAGAACGTATGGCCCATCGTCAACTACACGGACATTGAAGATGGAACCGTGCCACAGCAGACCCTTGACCTGATCCGGCGGCGCGGTTGCGCCGTGGTGCGCGGACAGATCCCGGCACAGACAGCCACGGACTGGGACCAGTCTTTGGTCGACTACGTCGACAGCAACAACTTCGAAGAGAAGTACCGTGGCCCGGCAGACAACTTCTTCGGCAAATTGAAGGCATCAAAACCCGAGATCTATCCGATCTACTGGTCGCCGGCACAGATGGAAGCGCGCCAGCACGAACACACCGCCAAGGTGCAGAGTTTCCTGAACCGGCAGTGGAAGAGCGAGTCCCAGGGAGTGACCTGGTTCGACCCGGACCAGGACACGATGTACCCGGACCGGATCCGCCGCCGTCCGCCGGGAGCGTCCTCGAACGGACTTGGCGCGCACACCGACTCGGGCTCGGTCGAGCGCTGGCTCACCCCGGCCTACCAGAAAGTGTTCTCCTCCCTCTTCCATGGCGACTTCGCCTCCTACGACCCGTGGGACGCTGCCTATAGGACGGAGGTCGATGAATATCCGTCATCGACGATGTGCAGCGTCTTCCGCAGCTTCCAAGGCTGGCTCGCAATGTCCCAGATGCAACACGACCAGGGTGTACTCCACGTAGTGCCCATTCCAGCGGCCATGGCCTACATGCTCATCCGGCCGCTCCTCGACGACGTGCCGGAAGACTCTCTCTGCGGGGCTGAGGCCGGTATGGCCCTGGCAGCAGATGAGCAGTGGCATCCGCTGCTCATGGAGGCAGTCTCCGGCATCCCGGACGTCGAACCCGGGGACTCCGTCTGGTGGCACTCCGACCTCATCCACAGTGTGGAGCCGGTTGAGAACCAGAAGGGCTGGGGTAACGTGATCTACATCCCTGCCGCGCCGATGTGCGCGAAAAACGCCGCTTATGCCGAGAACGTCGCCGAACGCTTCCGCCTCGGCGAAAGCCCCACGGACTTCCCCAAAGAAGACTACGAAACCGACTGGGAAAACCGCTTCAAAGAGGACGACCTCAACGAAATCGGAGCCAGGGGACTCGGGATCACGAGACGCGCGAAGCCGGCGGACAGGGCCGCATCAATCTGA
- a CDS encoding LacI family DNA-binding transcriptional regulator has product MAPRITLEDVSKAAGVSRSTASLVVRGSSRIPESTAVKVREAMNELGYVYNRQAANLRQSRSMTIGLIVTEIINPYFAELAMAVDQITHEAGYTIFIGYSRDLADRQTEIIASMIERQVDGLLLLPAPDTDPEKLAKQVGAARVPLVLLARRFPGFDYVGSDNINGASLLGDHLATLGCRTVALVGGRPAPSLAEREKGLRASLEAKDCQVWSTEELRGAISPEGGAAALGRLFDQGRLPDAVVAYSDIISQGVYEELRRRGLEPGRDIAVASFDDTRIAAGQVPPMTSVAGFPQQVGAKGTELLLKRLTDGNADIPAQLSLIQPQLKIRSSTVTWRPRT; this is encoded by the coding sequence ATGGCCCCGCGAATCACCCTCGAAGACGTGAGCAAGGCTGCCGGCGTCTCCCGTTCAACGGCTTCCCTCGTCGTTCGTGGTAGCTCCCGCATCCCGGAGTCCACCGCGGTCAAGGTACGGGAAGCCATGAACGAGCTGGGCTACGTGTACAACCGGCAGGCCGCCAACCTCCGGCAGAGCCGTTCCATGACTATCGGGCTAATCGTCACCGAAATCATCAACCCGTACTTCGCCGAGCTGGCAATGGCTGTCGACCAGATCACCCACGAAGCCGGATACACCATTTTCATCGGCTACAGCCGCGACCTTGCGGACCGCCAGACTGAAATCATCGCCTCCATGATCGAACGCCAGGTCGACGGGCTCTTGCTCCTGCCTGCACCGGACACCGACCCTGAAAAGCTCGCGAAACAGGTTGGGGCAGCCCGCGTCCCACTGGTGTTGCTCGCACGCCGTTTTCCCGGATTCGACTACGTGGGCAGCGATAACATCAACGGCGCATCGCTGCTCGGAGACCATCTCGCCACCCTGGGTTGCAGGACCGTGGCCCTGGTCGGCGGCCGGCCAGCACCTTCACTGGCGGAACGGGAGAAAGGCCTTCGTGCATCTTTGGAGGCCAAGGACTGCCAAGTATGGAGCACGGAAGAGCTTCGCGGGGCGATCAGCCCTGAAGGTGGTGCCGCGGCACTTGGCAGGCTCTTTGACCAGGGCCGGTTGCCTGATGCGGTTGTCGCTTATAGCGACATTATTTCTCAGGGTGTCTACGAGGAATTGCGCCGACGGGGACTCGAACCCGGGCGGGATATTGCTGTCGCTTCCTTCGACGACACCCGCATTGCCGCAGGGCAGGTCCCCCCTATGACATCGGTCGCGGGCTTCCCGCAGCAGGTTGGAGCGAAAGGCACCGAGCTGCTCCTGAAGCGCCTCACTGACGGCAATGCCGACATTCCCGCACAACTAAGCCTCATCCAGCCACAACTCAAAATCCGCTCGTCCACAGTGACATGGCGTCCCAGGACATGA
- a CDS encoding heme-degrading domain-containing protein: protein MVHQQPRPDLPVETDEFDPDCRGAQPEASLRSLISRIENEITALQFPGFSSGDALDLGMLLVELGTMRNLPIAIDIRRGEHILFHVSLPGATRDNGLWIERKSRTAERYEVPSFLIGLRGRLSGGRMEDNDWFDQSRYASHGGAFPVYVKGTGPVATATVSGLPQKADHDLVVEALTLFHDRQLPR from the coding sequence ATGGTTCACCAACAACCTAGGCCCGATCTACCCGTGGAAACGGACGAATTCGACCCTGACTGTCGGGGCGCCCAACCAGAAGCGTCGCTGCGGTCGCTGATAAGCCGGATCGAAAATGAGATAACGGCACTTCAGTTCCCAGGATTTAGTTCCGGCGATGCCCTCGACCTTGGAATGCTGCTCGTGGAGCTGGGAACCATGCGCAACCTCCCGATAGCCATCGACATCCGCAGGGGTGAGCATATTCTTTTCCATGTTTCATTGCCGGGGGCGACCCGGGACAACGGACTTTGGATCGAACGAAAGAGCCGAACAGCGGAACGATATGAAGTACCGTCCTTCCTCATCGGACTCCGGGGCCGGCTGAGCGGCGGAAGGATGGAAGACAACGACTGGTTTGATCAGTCGCGTTATGCGTCCCACGGCGGAGCGTTCCCCGTTTACGTAAAGGGAACGGGACCAGTGGCAACGGCGACGGTTTCCGGTCTCCCGCAGAAAGCGGACCACGACTTGGTGGTTGAGGCACTGACCCTATTCCATGACAGACAATTGCCCCGCTAA
- a CDS encoding GMC oxidoreductase, protein MSWETIDEAPLPGAPVKVAVTDEVIRTDIAIIGSGMGGGTMAYALKDSTAKVLVIERGHRLPAEPQNSDLDEVYLKGRYKNADTWINGRSGKAFKPGVYYWVGGCTKVYGACLPRFRASDFQETQHHDGTSPAWPFSYEDLEPYYTRAEELFQVHGQIGEDPTEPFHSKAYPFPALDHEPAIQDLADSFRRQGLHPFRMANGLDADTPEKRALCATSDGAPNEAGLKSDAEKVAINPALEANATLMTDTKVTRLIPGPDGRSIVAVLAERDDRIIRIEADKFILAAGAVNSAALLLSSATPEFPRGLANSSGLVGRNYMVHNSTFFIGINPFKVNRTLWQKTLGLNDWYEAGPTNQYPLGNLQMLGKLRTSMLKMARSWAPNPILKAMSDRSIDIYLTTEDLPRQSNGVSVVNGKIHVWWEPNNLEPHKELVRRISRTVRRAGYPVIFTERMGIETNSHQCGTAVAGHDPGTSVLTPDCRAHDLNNLWVVDGSFFPSSAALNPALTIAANALRVADAILAGGKTPAQAHSADRDGSES, encoded by the coding sequence ATGTCCTGGGAAACCATCGACGAAGCGCCTCTGCCGGGTGCCCCTGTAAAGGTCGCTGTCACGGATGAGGTGATCCGGACCGACATCGCCATCATCGGATCAGGCATGGGCGGCGGCACCATGGCGTATGCACTCAAGGACTCCACTGCCAAGGTCCTAGTCATCGAACGCGGCCACCGCCTCCCGGCGGAACCACAGAATTCGGACCTGGACGAGGTCTACCTCAAGGGCCGGTACAAGAATGCCGACACGTGGATCAACGGCCGCAGCGGCAAGGCGTTCAAACCCGGCGTTTACTACTGGGTAGGTGGCTGCACCAAGGTCTATGGCGCCTGCCTGCCGCGCTTTCGCGCCAGCGACTTCCAGGAAACGCAGCACCACGACGGAACGTCGCCGGCGTGGCCTTTCAGCTACGAGGACCTCGAACCGTACTACACGCGTGCCGAAGAGCTGTTTCAGGTGCACGGACAGATCGGCGAAGACCCCACCGAGCCGTTCCATTCCAAGGCCTACCCCTTCCCGGCGTTGGACCATGAACCGGCCATCCAGGACCTCGCCGACTCCTTCCGAAGGCAGGGGCTGCACCCGTTCCGGATGGCCAACGGCCTGGATGCAGACACACCCGAGAAGCGAGCCCTCTGTGCCACCAGCGACGGCGCCCCGAACGAAGCCGGGCTGAAGTCCGACGCCGAAAAGGTCGCCATCAACCCGGCTCTCGAAGCCAACGCCACACTGATGACGGACACTAAAGTGACCCGACTCATTCCGGGACCGGATGGGCGCAGCATCGTGGCGGTTCTGGCCGAAAGAGATGACCGGATCATCCGCATCGAAGCTGACAAGTTCATCCTTGCCGCCGGTGCAGTGAACTCGGCAGCGCTGTTGCTGAGTTCGGCCACTCCGGAGTTTCCCCGCGGCCTGGCAAACTCCTCCGGACTCGTCGGCCGGAACTATATGGTCCATAACAGCACCTTCTTCATCGGAATCAACCCGTTCAAGGTCAACAGGACGCTGTGGCAGAAGACTCTCGGACTGAACGACTGGTACGAAGCCGGACCAACCAACCAATACCCGCTCGGAAACCTGCAGATGCTGGGCAAGCTGCGCACCAGCATGCTCAAGATGGCGCGCAGCTGGGCGCCGAACCCCATCCTGAAAGCGATGTCGGACCGCAGTATCGACATCTACCTCACCACAGAAGACTTGCCGCGGCAGAGCAATGGCGTCAGCGTCGTCAACGGCAAAATCCACGTCTGGTGGGAGCCAAATAATCTCGAGCCCCACAAGGAACTGGTCCGCCGGATCAGCCGGACCGTGCGGAGGGCAGGGTATCCGGTCATCTTTACCGAGCGCATGGGCATCGAAACCAACTCCCACCAATGTGGAACAGCCGTGGCAGGACACGATCCGGGAACCAGCGTCCTCACCCCGGACTGCCGCGCCCACGACCTAAACAATCTTTGGGTCGTAGATGGGTCCTTCTTCCCGTCCTCGGCCGCCCTCAATCCGGCGCTGACCATCGCAGCCAACGCCCTACGGGTGGCAGACGCCATCCTGGCCGGGGGGAAGACGCCGGCCCAGGCCCACTCCGCTGACAGGGATGGGAGCGAGAGTTAA
- a CDS encoding glycoside hydrolase family 88 protein → MTATATSAPTHARAVLPTMLPLTLPTGYEVPAEFTEAAAKAWKTASTKLNGLITRHPDRFPLYTEEGKWVVDGEAWTNWCEGFLGGQLWMLSRRADEADRARFRSAAEHYSELIEERKSDDTVHDLGFLFWSTYRRWFEATGDTTKRDVVIEAGRTTASRYREAGRYMPSFRQPDSLFIDIMMNIHMALYAAQQTGDNDMARKAVDHCLTTRRFLMRGDGSASHEGMFDLETGAFLKQTTQQGFSDDGSWARGQAWALYGFGTVYRFTGERRFLETAIAAADFYLEKTGDRLVPPNDWEEPNPVRPHETSAAAAAAGGFWQLAGLVQDRTKAQTYADYAVNILRRLTEDDFLAGPDEDWEGVLKHGSYHEGKDLGVDESVMWGDYWFLDTVDQIQQYAEVQRAR, encoded by the coding sequence ATGACTGCCACCGCAACCTCCGCCCCGACACACGCACGCGCCGTGCTGCCCACGATGCTGCCGCTTACGCTGCCAACAGGCTACGAAGTCCCCGCAGAGTTCACCGAGGCCGCCGCCAAGGCATGGAAAACCGCCTCGACGAAACTAAACGGACTGATCACCAGACACCCGGACCGGTTCCCGCTCTACACCGAAGAAGGCAAATGGGTGGTCGACGGCGAAGCCTGGACCAACTGGTGCGAAGGCTTCCTTGGGGGTCAGCTCTGGATGCTTTCCCGCCGGGCCGACGAGGCTGATCGCGCCCGCTTCCGCAGCGCGGCCGAGCATTACTCCGAGCTTATCGAAGAACGCAAGAGCGACGACACGGTCCACGACCTGGGCTTCCTGTTCTGGTCCACCTACCGGCGCTGGTTCGAAGCAACGGGCGATACAACCAAGCGCGACGTCGTCATCGAGGCCGGACGGACCACCGCGAGCCGCTACCGGGAAGCCGGCCGCTACATGCCCAGCTTCCGGCAGCCCGACAGCCTGTTCATCGACATCATGATGAACATCCACATGGCCCTCTACGCCGCGCAGCAGACCGGCGACAACGACATGGCCCGCAAAGCCGTGGACCACTGCCTGACCACCCGCCGGTTCCTCATGCGCGGCGACGGCTCGGCCTCCCACGAAGGCATGTTCGACCTCGAAACCGGCGCCTTCCTCAAGCAGACCACGCAGCAAGGCTTCTCCGACGACGGTTCCTGGGCACGAGGACAGGCATGGGCCCTCTACGGTTTCGGCACCGTCTACCGGTTCACCGGCGAGCGGCGGTTCCTCGAAACCGCCATCGCCGCCGCCGACTTCTACCTCGAAAAGACCGGCGACCGCCTCGTTCCGCCCAACGACTGGGAAGAACCAAACCCCGTCCGCCCCCACGAAACATCCGCAGCTGCCGCGGCAGCAGGCGGCTTCTGGCAGCTCGCCGGCCTGGTCCAGGACCGCACCAAAGCCCAGACCTACGCAGATTACGCGGTGAACATCCTGCGGCGCCTGACCGAGGACGACTTCCTGGCCGGGCCGGATGAGGACTGGGAAGGTGTGCTGAAGCACGGGAGCTACCACGAAGGCAAGGACCTGGGCGTGGATGAATCGGTCATGTGGGGCGACTACTGGTTCCTGGACACAGTGGACCAGATCCAGCAGTACGCCGAAGTCCAGCGGGCCCGGTGA